In the Muricauda sp. MAR_2010_75 genome, one interval contains:
- a CDS encoding nucleotide exchange factor GrpE — translation MSKKSKVEEMDEATQDAQTVENPELNEEHIDAENATGENEEISVEDQLREDLAKEKDKFLRLFAEFENFKRRTSKERMELFKTAGQEVMVSLLPILDDFERALKELSKSEDKEMFKGVELISNKFKETLKAKGLEQIEVEEGDTFDAEVHEAITQIPAPNKKMKGKIIDVVEKGFKLGERIIRHPKVVVGN, via the coding sequence ATGAGCAAGAAAAGTAAGGTTGAGGAAATGGATGAGGCAACACAAGATGCCCAAACTGTTGAAAATCCTGAGCTGAACGAAGAACATATAGATGCAGAAAACGCAACCGGGGAAAACGAGGAAATTTCTGTGGAAGATCAGTTGCGAGAAGATTTGGCCAAGGAAAAAGACAAGTTTCTACGACTTTTTGCCGAGTTTGAGAACTTTAAAAGAAGGACTTCCAAAGAACGTATGGAGCTATTCAAAACCGCTGGGCAAGAAGTAATGGTGTCGTTATTGCCCATTCTTGACGATTTTGAACGAGCGCTAAAGGAACTGTCCAAATCTGAGGACAAAGAAATGTTCAAAGGTGTGGAGCTCATCAGCAATAAGTTCAAAGAGACCCTAAAGGCCAAAGGATTGGAACAGATAGAAGTTGAAGAAGGTGATACATTTGATGCTGAGGTCCATGAGGCCATCACCCAAATCCCTGCACCCAACAAGAAGATGAAAGGTAAGATCATTGATGTGGTCGAGAAAGGATTTAAGTTGGGTGAGCGTATTATTAGGCATCCAAAAGTGGTTGTTGGAAACTAA
- a CDS encoding mechanosensitive ion channel family protein produces the protein MQDGAKEIKKIIEKDIWGSIKDFLDLGFHIGTGEKAIHLTVGLLLLLTFALFATNFILKWLRHLLTRKMEREDKQKFVSIFKFINYVVYLVAVLVTLSAAGVDITLVITASAALFVGLGLALQELFKDILGGIFIIVDKSLQVGDIVEVDGKVGKVFEIKLRTTRAITRDDKVLILPNHKFISDIVYNYTQNHKTTRESVSVGVAYGSDVDLVTQILQQVAAEQKQVLKNPKPFVLFDDFGDSALVFSIHFFTNDSFSDPKIKSEMRYKINTKFKENNVTIPFPQRDVHIFQQKP, from the coding sequence ATGCAGGACGGTGCAAAAGAAATAAAGAAAATCATTGAAAAGGATATCTGGGGGTCCATCAAGGATTTCTTGGACTTGGGATTCCACATTGGAACAGGGGAAAAAGCCATCCATTTAACGGTTGGGTTATTGTTGCTCCTGACCTTTGCCCTTTTTGCGACCAATTTTATACTGAAATGGCTTCGGCATTTGCTCACTCGCAAGATGGAACGGGAAGACAAGCAGAAGTTTGTCAGTATTTTTAAGTTCATCAACTATGTGGTCTACTTGGTGGCCGTTCTGGTAACACTCAGTGCTGCCGGGGTGGACATTACCTTGGTCATAACCGCCTCCGCCGCCCTTTTTGTTGGTTTGGGACTGGCCTTACAGGAACTTTTCAAGGATATTCTTGGGGGCATCTTTATTATTGTGGACAAATCCTTGCAAGTGGGCGATATTGTTGAGGTTGATGGTAAAGTAGGAAAGGTCTTTGAAATAAAACTGCGAACAACCCGGGCCATTACCAGAGATGATAAGGTATTGATTCTGCCCAACCACAAGTTTATCAGCGACATTGTATATAACTATACCCAAAACCACAAGACAACCCGTGAAAGTGTAAGTGTTGGCGTGGCTTATGGTAGTGATGTGGATTTGGTAACCCAGATTTTGCAACAAGTGGCGGCAGAGCAAAAACAAGTACTTAAAAATCCTAAACCTTTTGTACTTTTTGATGACTTTGGGGATTCGGCCCTTGTGTTTTCCATTCACTTTTTCACCAATGACAGTTTTAGCGACCCCAAGATAAAAAGTGAAATGCGTTATAAAATCAATACAAAATTCAAAGAAAATAACGTTACCATACCGTTCCCGCAACGCGACGTACATATTTTTCAGCAAAAACCCTAA
- a CDS encoding sigma-54 dependent transcriptional regulator encodes MPKILVIEDESAIRRVLVKILVEESDTYEVQEAEDGLSGIDAIKKDDFDLVLCDIKMPKMDGVEVLEAAKKIKPETPFIMISGHGDLDTAVNTMRLGAFDYISKPPDLNRLLTTVRNALDRKELVVENKILKKKVSKNYEMIGDSEEIGTIKEMIEKVAPTDARVLITGSNGTGKELVAHWLHQKSNRSSAPFIEVNCAAIPSELIESELFGHVKGAFTSAVKDRAGKFETANKGTIFLDEIGDMSLSAQAKVLRALQENKISRVGSDKDIKVDVRVLAATNKDLKKEIAEGKFREDLYHRLAVILIKVPALNDRRDDIPLLIEHFSAKVASEQGIAKKSFSKKAIELLKGYDWTGNVRELRNVVERLIILGGKEVSEEDVKLFASK; translated from the coding sequence ATGCCGAAGATTTTGGTTATTGAGGACGAATCCGCCATTAGAAGGGTTTTGGTGAAAATTTTGGTAGAAGAGAGTGATACCTATGAAGTTCAAGAAGCAGAAGATGGATTGAGTGGTATTGATGCCATCAAAAAAGATGATTTTGATTTGGTGCTTTGCGACATTAAAATGCCAAAAATGGACGGTGTTGAAGTTTTGGAAGCCGCCAAAAAAATAAAACCGGAAACACCCTTTATCATGATTTCAGGTCATGGTGATCTGGACACTGCCGTGAACACCATGCGCTTGGGTGCCTTTGATTATATCTCAAAGCCCCCGGATTTGAATCGCTTGTTGACCACAGTTCGCAATGCTTTGGACCGAAAAGAACTTGTTGTGGAAAACAAAATCCTAAAAAAGAAAGTCTCCAAAAACTACGAGATGATTGGGGACAGTGAAGAGATAGGCACTATTAAGGAGATGATTGAAAAAGTGGCTCCCACCGATGCGCGGGTTTTAATTACAGGTTCCAATGGTACGGGGAAAGAATTGGTGGCCCATTGGCTACACCAAAAAAGTAACCGTTCCTCGGCCCCTTTTATTGAGGTGAACTGTGCCGCAATCCCTTCAGAATTGATTGAGAGCGAACTCTTTGGCCATGTAAAGGGCGCTTTTACCTCCGCGGTAAAAGACAGGGCCGGAAAATTTGAAACCGCCAACAAGGGTACCATATTTTTGGATGAAATAGGGGATATGAGCCTATCCGCACAGGCCAAAGTTCTTAGGGCACTGCAAGAGAATAAGATTTCGCGGGTCGGTTCGGACAAGGACATTAAGGTTGATGTACGGGTTTTGGCCGCTACCAATAAAGATTTAAAAAAAGAGATTGCAGAAGGTAAGTTCAGGGAAGACCTCTATCATCGGTTGGCCGTAATCTTGATCAAGGTACCCGCATTGAACGATAGACGGGATGATATTCCACTCCTCATTGAACACTTTTCAGCCAAAGTTGCTTCGGAACAGGGTATAGCAAAGAAAAGCTTTTCCAAAAAAGCCATAGAATTGCTCAAAGGGTATGACTGGACCGGAAATGTGCGTGAGCTTCGCAATGTGGTGGAACGATTGATCATTCTTGGTGGTAAGGAAGTTTCCGAGGAAGATGTTAAACTCTTTGCCAGCAAGTAA
- the dnaJ gene encoding molecular chaperone DnaJ, with amino-acid sequence MKEDYYEILGVSKGASAAEIKKAYRKKAIEFHPDKNPGDAKAEEMFKKSAEAYEVLSNPDKRAKYDQFGHAAFDGSGGFGGGGMNMEDIFSQFGDIFGSAFGGGFSGFGGFGGGGQRRVKGSNLRIRVKLTLDEVANGVEKKVKVRRKVQAEGVTYKTCPTCNGSGQITKITNTILGRMQTATTCTTCGGSGQTLENRPAGADAQGLKVEEETVSIKIPPGVEDGMQLKVAGKGNGAPGNGIPGDLLVAIETVEHDTLKREGDNLHYDLYVSISEAVLGCSKEIDAVGGKVRIKLEPGIQSGKILRLRGKGITSINGYGSGDLLVHVNVWTPKELNKEQKEFFERMQNDENFIPKPEKSDKSFFEKVKDMFS; translated from the coding sequence ATGAAAGAGGATTATTACGAAATATTGGGAGTTTCAAAAGGTGCATCCGCGGCCGAAATAAAAAAAGCGTACCGAAAAAAAGCCATTGAATTCCACCCCGATAAAAACCCAGGAGATGCCAAGGCAGAGGAAATGTTCAAGAAGTCGGCCGAAGCCTATGAAGTATTGAGCAACCCGGACAAACGCGCCAAATATGATCAGTTTGGTCACGCAGCCTTTGATGGCAGCGGCGGTTTTGGCGGCGGAGGCATGAACATGGAGGATATTTTCAGCCAGTTTGGAGACATCTTTGGCAGTGCTTTTGGCGGCGGTTTCAGTGGATTTGGCGGATTTGGCGGCGGCGGACAACGTCGGGTCAAAGGGAGCAATCTCCGTATCCGCGTAAAACTGACTTTGGATGAAGTGGCCAATGGGGTTGAAAAGAAGGTGAAGGTCCGTAGAAAAGTTCAGGCCGAAGGGGTGACCTACAAAACTTGTCCCACCTGTAACGGAAGTGGTCAAATTACCAAGATTACCAATACCATTTTAGGTCGAATGCAAACGGCTACTACCTGTACCACCTGTGGTGGTTCCGGTCAAACCTTAGAAAATAGACCTGCTGGGGCCGATGCCCAAGGGTTGAAAGTTGAGGAAGAAACCGTTTCCATTAAAATTCCACCAGGTGTGGAAGATGGCATGCAGTTAAAGGTGGCCGGAAAAGGTAACGGGGCACCTGGGAACGGAATTCCAGGGGATTTGTTGGTGGCCATCGAGACCGTTGAGCACGATACCCTAAAAAGAGAAGGCGACAACCTGCACTACGATTTGTACGTGAGTATTTCCGAGGCGGTTTTGGGCTGTTCCAAAGAGATAGATGCCGTGGGAGGAAAGGTCCGCATTAAATTGGAACCCGGAATACAGTCTGGAAAAATATTGCGATTGCGCGGCAAGGGAATCACTAGTATCAATGGGTATGGTAGTGGAGATTTGTTGGTGCACGTGAATGTGTGGACCCCAAAAGAACTGAATAAGGAGCAAAAAGAGTTTTTTGAGCGTATGCAGAACGATGAAAATTTCATCCCAAAGCCCGAAAAATCAGATAAATCCTTCTTTGAAAAAGTAAAAGATATGTTCTCATAA
- a CDS encoding ABC transporter permease: MVGKLGLIIRREYLAKVRNRSFIVMTILSPLLIVGMIVLIAYLTKINSDEVRVISVLNESSFFQHQFKPAKGISYLYLDGLTLQEAKDSTNVLGYDGLLYLPNEKDVEQVAKSAYFYTKDNPNTNVIQQLESVFQRQLRQDRLEKLGVSSDQFSKIEQPFDLQLATFDGERNVKGINEIKAFIGGGFGYAIMMFIIIYGGFVMRSVIEEKTSRIIEVIISSVKPFQLMLGKIIGTSLAGITQFTIWLISASVLLLLAVTFLGIDLGELSGNSAMPSGAMPGMSQYAAMDSDMMMYAREILDIPWTLLIVSFFIYFVLGYLIYSSIYAAIGAAVDNETDTQQFIFPIILPLMLAIYVGFFSVFSNPHGPIAVGFSLFPLTSPIVMLMRLPGGVGEGGVPLWQLLSSIGLLILTFWGIVSLASRIYKVGILMYGKKPTYKELVKWLRYK; the protein is encoded by the coding sequence ATGGTAGGTAAGCTCGGTTTGATCATAAGGCGGGAGTATTTGGCCAAGGTGCGGAACCGCTCTTTTATTGTAATGACGATTTTGAGCCCATTGTTGATTGTGGGCATGATTGTGCTTATTGCGTATCTCACCAAGATAAACTCCGATGAGGTTAGGGTGATTTCCGTGCTCAATGAAAGCAGTTTTTTTCAGCATCAGTTTAAGCCAGCAAAGGGAATTTCGTACCTCTATCTGGATGGGCTTACCTTGCAAGAAGCCAAAGATTCTACCAATGTACTTGGGTATGATGGACTGTTGTACCTACCCAATGAAAAAGATGTGGAGCAAGTGGCAAAGTCAGCCTATTTCTATACAAAGGATAATCCCAATACCAATGTGATTCAACAATTGGAATCGGTTTTTCAAAGGCAATTACGGCAAGACCGATTGGAAAAACTTGGAGTCTCATCAGATCAGTTCTCCAAAATTGAGCAACCTTTTGACCTTCAATTGGCCACTTTTGATGGGGAAAGAAATGTAAAGGGCATAAATGAAATCAAAGCGTTCATTGGAGGGGGATTTGGCTACGCCATAATGATGTTCATTATTATTTATGGCGGTTTTGTTATGCGCAGTGTGATCGAAGAAAAGACCAGCCGGATTATTGAAGTGATCATTTCTTCCGTAAAGCCTTTTCAATTGATGTTGGGAAAAATTATTGGCACCTCATTGGCGGGAATCACGCAATTTACCATTTGGCTCATCTCGGCCTCTGTTTTGCTATTATTGGCCGTTACTTTTTTGGGGATAGATTTGGGGGAGCTTTCGGGCAATTCTGCAATGCCTTCCGGTGCAATGCCTGGCATGTCTCAATACGCGGCCATGGACAGTGATATGATGATGTACGCACGGGAAATATTGGATATCCCGTGGACCCTTTTAATTGTCTCTTTTTTCATTTATTTTGTATTGGGGTATTTGATCTATAGTTCCATTTATGCGGCCATTGGCGCTGCAGTGGACAATGAAACGGATACGCAGCAGTTTATTTTTCCCATAATATTACCATTGATGTTGGCCATTTATGTAGGTTTCTTCTCGGTTTTCAGCAATCCACATGGCCCTATTGCTGTTGGGTTTTCGTTATTTCCCTTAACTTCACCTATTGTAATGCTCATGCGCCTTCCTGGAGGGGTGGGAGAAGGTGGAGTACCGCTGTGGCAGTTATTGTCGTCCATAGGATTGCTTATATTGACCTTTTGGGGAATTGTATCGCTGGCATCGCGGATATACAAGGTTGGCATCTTAATGTATGGCAAGAAGCCCACGTATAAAGAATTGGTCAAATGGTTAAGATATAAATAG
- a CDS encoding DUF6268 family outer membrane beta-barrel protein translates to MVSLAILYSHIGWGQNTDIFRIDYMNIPENDSGIKTQRYKLLFNLPIQLNEKKEYLITGMEYNRFDIGYSRNFPFDKSELIRFHVIDMNLGLITKWNENWNLVTILTPRMASNFTSGTITDDFFLNATAAFWKEKPNADRPYRIVLGLTYNSTTGLPVPLPLINYYRKFHPKWSYTFGIPRSSFRHYINKKHSFEMALFLDGYFINIQDNIVLPDNQIASKISLTALVATVGYQYNVSKNMALFLMAGRSIEQEGKLRDDNQGDVFLLNDEANFYIRTGFKIGIF, encoded by the coding sequence TTGGTTTCCCTTGCAATACTCTACAGCCATATTGGATGGGGACAGAACACTGATATTTTCAGGATAGATTACATGAACATTCCAGAGAATGATTCGGGAATCAAAACGCAGCGCTATAAATTGCTTTTTAATCTGCCCATACAATTAAATGAGAAAAAAGAATATCTCATTACCGGTATGGAATACAATAGATTCGATATTGGGTACTCTCGTAATTTTCCTTTTGATAAAAGTGAACTGATTCGTTTTCATGTCATTGATATGAACTTGGGCCTTATCACCAAATGGAATGAAAATTGGAACTTGGTCACCATTCTCACCCCCCGTATGGCCTCTAATTTTACAAGCGGAACCATTACGGATGATTTTTTTCTGAACGCCACAGCCGCATTTTGGAAGGAAAAACCCAATGCGGACAGGCCTTATAGAATTGTGTTGGGATTGACTTATAACAGCACCACGGGATTGCCAGTTCCGTTGCCATTGATCAACTATTACCGGAAGTTCCATCCCAAGTGGTCCTACACCTTTGGGATACCCCGTTCCAGCTTTAGACATTACATTAATAAAAAACACTCGTTTGAAATGGCACTGTTCTTGGATGGATATTTTATAAATATCCAGGACAACATAGTTTTGCCGGACAATCAGATTGCATCCAAGATATCATTGACCGCTTTGGTGGCCACAGTAGGGTATCAATACAACGTTTCCAAGAACATGGCCCTTTTTCTAATGGCCGGACGCTCCATTGAGCAGGAAGGAAAGTTGCGGGATGATAATCAAGGTGATGTATTTTTGTTGAATGATGAGGCAAATTTTTATATTAGGACTGGCTTCAAAATAGGAATTTTTTAA
- a CDS encoding ABC transporter ATP-binding protein, with amino-acid sequence MDHILVAKNVSKTYGNYTALSNISLNIPRNCIYGLLGPNGAGKTSFIRIINQIIYQDSGEILFDGESLAPKHISLIGYLPEERGLYKSMKVGEQALYLAQLKGLSKTEAKTRLKYWFDRLDIGDWWNKKVQELSKGMAQKVQFIVTVLHRPKLLIFDEPFSGFDPINANIIKDEIFQLKEQGTSIIFSTHRMESVEELCEYIALIHKSEKILDGKLSDIKKAYKNNIFNVGLQVQQNEESLMKTLEEKFNIMAPKFDGLENQLDFKIQLPSEETAEVLAELSKMANVNRFEETIPSANDIFIQTVNNKDNGR; translated from the coding sequence ATGGATCATATCCTTGTTGCCAAAAATGTTTCCAAAACATACGGGAACTATACTGCACTGAGCAACATTTCACTTAACATACCTAGAAATTGTATTTATGGTCTTTTGGGGCCCAATGGTGCCGGAAAAACCTCTTTTATTCGCATTATTAACCAAATTATCTACCAAGATTCCGGTGAAATTTTGTTTGATGGCGAATCTTTGGCACCAAAACATATATCCCTAATAGGGTATCTTCCGGAAGAACGTGGTCTTTACAAAAGTATGAAGGTGGGAGAGCAGGCATTGTACTTGGCCCAGTTAAAAGGATTGTCTAAAACGGAAGCAAAAACCAGATTGAAATATTGGTTTGACCGTTTGGACATTGGCGACTGGTGGAACAAAAAAGTTCAAGAACTTTCCAAGGGTATGGCGCAAAAAGTGCAGTTTATTGTCACTGTGCTGCATCGACCCAAATTATTGATTTTTGATGAGCCCTTCAGTGGTTTTGACCCCATTAACGCCAATATCATCAAAGACGAGATTTTTCAGCTAAAAGAACAGGGCACTTCCATTATATTTTCCACCCATCGGATGGAATCGGTGGAAGAACTCTGTGAGTACATAGCACTGATCCATAAATCGGAAAAAATATTGGATGGGAAACTATCCGACATCAAAAAAGCCTACAAGAACAACATTTTTAATGTTGGACTTCAGGTGCAACAAAATGAGGAGAGCTTGATGAAAACTTTGGAGGAAAAGTTCAACATTATGGCTCCAAAGTTTGACGGTTTGGAAAATCAATTGGATTTTAAAATTCAGTTGCCATCAGAAGAAACCGCAGAAGTTTTGGCCGAATTGTCAAAAATGGCCAACGTGAACCGTTTTGAGGAAACCATCCCTTCCGCCAACGATATTTTTATTCAAACCGTAAACAATAAGGACAATGGTAGGTAA